DNA from Synechococcus elongatus PCC 6301:
AGATTAACGGAACTGGCTGCCACGGTAGAAGGGGCGCTTGACGACTGTGGCGGGCACCTGTTTGCCCCGAATTTCGACCCAGAGTTCCTGCCCAAGATTGGCCAAGGCGGGAGGGACGTAGGCAAGGGCGATCGCTTTGCTGAGGGTGGGCGACCAACTGCCACTGGTAACAATTCCGACCGTGGTATCAGCGATCGCAACAGGATAGCCATGTCGGGCAATATTCCGGCCAGGCAGCTCGAGGCCGACCAAGCGACGTTCGAGACCGTTGGTTTTCGCTTGCACAAGGCGATCGCGCCCGAGGAAGTCAGGATTCCGGTCGAGATGAACTACCCAGCCCAATCCAGCTTCGAGAGGATTGGTGTCAGTGTCCAGCTCATGACCGTAGAGCGGCATAGCGGCTTCCAGCCGCAGCGTATCGCGAGCCCCCAGTCCACAGGGCACAACCCCAGCGGCGGTCAGCTGTTGCCAGAGAGTGATCGCGGCTGCGGGCGGCAGCATCACCTCGCAGCCATCTTCGCCCGTGTAGCCGGTGCGGGCAACAAAGGCCGGTTGACCAGCGATCGAAGTCACCGTGTGGCTAAAGCGCGGCAGTTCTGCCAGATCGCAACTGACAAGAGGCTGAAGGAAAGCGATCGCTTGGGGACCTTGAATCGCAACTAACGCCAAGTCTTGACTGAGATCTAGGAGGGCGATTGCGGGCGGTAAATGCTCTGTCAGCCAGAGGCGATCGCTGTCAGTCGTCGCAGCGTTGACAATCAAAAACGCCTGTTCGACACCATCGACAATTCCCTGCCAGTAGACAATCAGGTCATCAAGGCAGCCTCCTGCTTCATTCAAAAGCACTGAGTATTGAGCCTGCCCCGGCAACAGAGTCGTCAAATCACTGGGCAGCAGACGTTGCAAAGCCGCCCGAAGGCCGGAGCCGCGCAACTGAAACTTGCCCATGTGGGAAATATCAAATAGCCCTGCTCGCTCACGAACAGCGAGATGCTCTTGCATGAGCCCTTGAAACTGCAGGGGTAACTCCCAGCCTGCAAACCCCGTGAACCGAGCTCCCGCTGAAGTGCACACTGAATGCAGAGGGGAAGACAAGAGAGAAACGGTCACAGTCAGAGTCACAAACCAGAACTATCCCAATTGTGCGTCAAAACTTCGATAAATTAGTGAATAAATTTGATGCTTAATTAATGGCTTTGAGAGAAAAACTACTTATTTTATCTTTGCAGGATGGATGTTCAGGTTACATTACTAACCACAATCTCTTTGAAGTTGTTCTAGTCGTTCAATTAAAGCCAGATATCGCTTTTGAGATTTAGGCTTATCGATCAAGTAAGAATGAACGTCTTGCAAATACTCAATAAAACTTTCAGGTGTACAAGGCTGACTCTGATATCGCAGCGTATGCCAGCGATGATAGCTATTATGAATTTCCTCTTTAACAACCAGAATATTGTCTATTTTAGTAGCTAAGTCACTCCGGCTAGACTTGCAGAAAATATGATGGCCATGCAAATCAAATTGAGATCCCTCTCCGCATACCTCTCCAGTGACTTGACAGCGATTACGAGCTAAACGCTTTGCATTTAAGATAGCCTGCGTAATTGCTTGTTCCTGTGACATCAATAGTTTGTACTGATAGTCAACACCATCAATAATAGTGTCACCAACAGCCTCTAGCCAAGATTGTCTTGACTTGTTTTTATTTGATTTTTTCATGTCTTTAGATAGCTTTAGAATACCAGTATTACTAAAGTATTCATCGGATTCAATATATGCTATATCTTTATTTGC
Protein-coding regions in this window:
- the gcvT gene encoding glycine cleavage system aminomethyltransferase GcvT, translated to MTLTVTVSLLSSPLHSVCTSAGARFTGFAGWELPLQFQGLMQEHLAVRERAGLFDISHMGKFQLRGSGLRAALQRLLPSDLTTLLPGQAQYSVLLNEAGGCLDDLIVYWQGIVDGVEQAFLIVNAATTDSDRLWLTEHLPPAIALLDLSQDLALVAIQGPQAIAFLQPLVSCDLAELPRFSHTVTSIAGQPAFVARTGYTGEDGCEVMLPPAAAITLWQQLTAAGVVPCGLGARDTLRLEAAMPLYGHELDTDTNPLEAGLGWVVHLDRNPDFLGRDRLVQAKTNGLERRLVGLELPGRNIARHGYPVAIADTTVGIVTSGSWSPTLSKAIALAYVPPALANLGQELWVEIRGKQVPATVVKRPFYRGSQFR